A single window of Taeniopygia guttata chromosome 1, bTaeGut7.mat, whole genome shotgun sequence DNA harbors:
- the PHF11 gene encoding PHD finger protein 11 isoform X2 produces the protein MLRAPAGRARFRAGELRAGEGAAGVTARAAPHRERALFSSGFVESEDHNPENLEIRFDVSSVLKELRRGKRLVCNFCRKKGATVGCEERACRRSYHFFCALCDDAAVETDEVNGVYRVFCPKHDPGNRTNHYDAANKKRRRTLTSPTITEEMSTEETAEENHLQILKRKNNRHKVRIDFVRKCKQAGLLDDIFEEMLDTLHLAQEKLMDDNTSETEYEETVMALFDCGLFENILTNIYSGTEEKIQKLLENRKRLDHKIELLQDLKEAILPTPENTASTSSTVSE, from the exons ATGCTCCGTGCCCCGGCCGGGCGCGCTCGCTTCCGCGCGGGAGAGTTGAgggcgggggagggggcggcgggagTGACGGCTCGCGCCGCGCCGCACCGCGAGCGGGCG TTATTTTCCTCAGGATTTGTGGAATCTGAAGATCATAACCCAGAAAATCTAGAAATAAGGTTTGATGTGTCATCAGTGTTAAAGGAGCTCAGGAGAGGAAAGCGGCTG GTGTGCAACTTCTGCCGCAAGAAGGGGGCCACGGTGGGCTGCGAGGAGCGCGCGTGCCGCAGGAGCTACCACTTCTTCTGCGCGCTCTGCGACGATGCAGCCGTGGAGACCGACGAGGTCAATGGCGTCTACAG AGTGTTCTGCCCAAAACATGACCCAGGGAATAGGACCAATCACTATG ATGCAGCTAATAAGAAAAGAAGACGTACATTGACATCTCCCACCATCACAGAAGAAATG AGTACAGAAGagacagcagaagaaaaccatTTACAAatactaaaaaggaaaaacaacaggCATAAAG TTCGAATAGACTTTGTTAGGAAGTGCAAACAAGCTGGGCTTCTGGATGACATATTTGAAGAAATGCTGGACACACTTCACCTGGCTCAGGAAAAACTGATGGATGACAACACTTCAGAAACAG AGTATGAAGAGACAGTGATGGCACTGTTTGATTGTGGACTGTTTGAAAATATACTGACAAATATTTATTCAG gaacagaagaaaaaatccagaaacttctggaaaacagaaaaagactGGATCACAAGATTGAGCTACTGCAGGACTTAAAAGAAGCCATCCTTCCTACTCCAGAGAACACAGCCAGTACATCCAGTACAGTGTCTGAATAA
- the PHF11 gene encoding PHD finger protein 11 isoform X1 yields MAKMVRTTCAFCSEGEAGSVMYIATERNIAAHQDCLLFSSGFVESEDHNPENLEIRFDVSSVLKELRRGKRLVCNFCRKKGATVGCEERACRRSYHFFCALCDDAAVETDEVNGVYRVFCPKHDPGNRTNHYDAANKKRRRTLTSPTITEEMSTEETAEENHLQILKRKNNRHKVRIDFVRKCKQAGLLDDIFEEMLDTLHLAQEKLMDDNTSETEYEETVMALFDCGLFENILTNIYSGTEEKIQKLLENRKRLDHKIELLQDLKEAILPTPENTASTSSTVSE; encoded by the exons ATGGCGAAGATGGTGAGAACAACATGTGCATTTTGTTCAGAAGGGGAGGCTGGCTCTGTGATGTATATCGCCACAGAGAGAAATATTGCAGCTCATCAGGATTGTCTG TTATTTTCCTCAGGATTTGTGGAATCTGAAGATCATAACCCAGAAAATCTAGAAATAAGGTTTGATGTGTCATCAGTGTTAAAGGAGCTCAGGAGAGGAAAGCGGCTG GTGTGCAACTTCTGCCGCAAGAAGGGGGCCACGGTGGGCTGCGAGGAGCGCGCGTGCCGCAGGAGCTACCACTTCTTCTGCGCGCTCTGCGACGATGCAGCCGTGGAGACCGACGAGGTCAATGGCGTCTACAG AGTGTTCTGCCCAAAACATGACCCAGGGAATAGGACCAATCACTATG ATGCAGCTAATAAGAAAAGAAGACGTACATTGACATCTCCCACCATCACAGAAGAAATG AGTACAGAAGagacagcagaagaaaaccatTTACAAatactaaaaaggaaaaacaacaggCATAAAG TTCGAATAGACTTTGTTAGGAAGTGCAAACAAGCTGGGCTTCTGGATGACATATTTGAAGAAATGCTGGACACACTTCACCTGGCTCAGGAAAAACTGATGGATGACAACACTTCAGAAACAG AGTATGAAGAGACAGTGATGGCACTGTTTGATTGTGGACTGTTTGAAAATATACTGACAAATATTTATTCAG gaacagaagaaaaaatccagaaacttctggaaaacagaaaaagactGGATCACAAGATTGAGCTACTGCAGGACTTAAAAGAAGCCATCCTTCCTACTCCAGAGAACACAGCCAGTACATCCAGTACAGTGTCTGAATAA